The Streptomyces durmitorensis genome contains the following window.
GTCCCCGCTCTCCACCACGAAGTCCGGGCTGAAGCCGGCCGCGCCGCACGCCTCCAGGATGGGGTCGAGGCACGGCCCCGGCGACTCGCTGGCGACCCACGGCTCGTCGGCCAGGTCCGTCATGTCGAGCAGCCGCTTGGCGGCGAGCGGGTGCCCCGCGGGGAGCACGGCGTGGTAGCGGTCGTCCAAGAGATGCTCGAACCGGACCCCGTCCACGCCCAGTTGGCCCCGCGGCCTGACCACCAGGGCCAGATCCGCCCGCCGGTCCCGCACCTCGGGCATCGGGTCGTCGGGATCCGACAGCTTCAACTCGACCTGTACGCGGGGCTGCGCGCGCCGCAGCGCGGCCAGTGCGGGGGCGACGAGTGTCGAGCCCGCCGTCGTGAAGTACCGCATCGAGACCCGGCCCGTCCGCCCCTCCCGCAGCTCGGCGAGCGCGGTCTCCGCCTCGGCGATCTGCTTGCCGATCGTGACCGCGTACTCGGTGAGCAGCCGCCCGGCGTCCGTCGGCCGCACCCCGCGGCCGGTGCGCTCCAGGAGGGCGATGCCCGCCTCCTTCTCCAGGGCGGCCATCTGCTGGCTCACCGCGGAGGGCGTGTACCCGAGATTGCGGGCCGCGGCCGTCACGGAGCCGCTGGTGACCACCGCCCGGAGGACCTGCATGCGCCGCGTATCAAGCATGCAGTCCAGCTTAACTCTCCCCCTGAATTCTTACGCACAACTAATGAGGGGGGTGGGCGAGCGGTGGATAAAGTCAGCACCCGGTGCGCGACAAGTGCGCGACAGTGCGCGACGACCGACTGTGTCACCCACGACCGTGTCACGGACGAAGGAGCGGAACATGTCCTACCCAGAGCCGCGCTATCTCGGCGAGGAAGGCGAGATCAACGCGGTGTTCAGGCCCGTCGACCAGGAGCCCGAGGTGGTCCGCCCCGGCGGGAACGCCACGCACTACCTCGCGACGCACGCCTCCACCGGCGGTGAATTCGGCCTCTACAAGGTGGATCTGGGCCCGAAGTCGCCCGGCCCGAGCACCCACTTCCACAAGTCGATCTCGGAGTCGTTCTTCGTCCTGTCGGGACAGGTCCAGCTCTACGACGGCGACCGCTGGATCACCGGCGGCCCCGGCGACTTCCTCTACGTCCCGGTCGGCGGCCTGCACGCCTTCAAGAACGACAGCGACGACCCCGCCTCCATGATCATGCTCTTCTCGCCGGGCGCCCCGCGCGAGGAGTACTTCGAGCAGGTGGCGGAGATGGCCCAGAAGGGCGGCAAGGAATTCGGCGAGTTCCTCGTCAAGCACGACAGCTTCTTCGTCGACCGCTGAGGGGAGAGAGCGGATCAGCCTCCGTGTCCGGTCGCCCGTGCGTTGCGCCGGAAGTCCGACCAGACCGGCGAGGAGCAGGCACCGCAGTCGGTGCCGAAGAACTCGCCGCGCGCTTCCTGGTCGCCCATCAGGAAGTAGCGGAACCAGGCGGTGACCGGGCCGCGGAACCCGCCGCCGTCCCCGGCGGGGGTCACGTGCGTGGCGCCCGCCAACTCCCCGTAGACGGCGGGGATGTGATCCGCGCTCTCGTACCGGGGGATCACCAGGAGCTCGGGGGCCACCACCGGGTCGTGCTCGCCGCCGAGGATGAACATGGGCCCCTTGAGGTCGCCGACCCTGCCCAGGGGGCCCGGTTCGATGGGGACGGTGACGTCGACGCGCGGGTCGGCACCGGCGTTGATCGCTCCGCCGCCGCCCTGCGAGTGGCCCGCCGCGCCGACCTTCTCCAGGTCGACCTTGCCGTAGTACGGGCTCTTGGGGGCATCGGCGGCCTTCTTCACCACGTCGAGGCCGCCGAGCATGGCGTGGCCGGTCCCCGACTGCGTGGTGTTCGCGGCGACCACGATGAACCCGTGCGACGCGAGGTGCTTCAGGAGCCCGTCGTAGATGACCGGGGTCACGAACGTGCCGTTGCCCCAGATGATCACCGGGTGCTTCGCGCAGCCCCTGCTGCCCAGTTCGGTCGGGCGCAGAATGGTGTGGCTCAGCCCGGCGCGCTCCTTGGTCACGGCGAAGGGCCCTTCGTCGGCC
Protein-coding sequences here:
- a CDS encoding LysR family transcriptional regulator, which produces MLDTRRMQVLRAVVTSGSVTAAARNLGYTPSAVSQQMAALEKEAGIALLERTGRGVRPTDAGRLLTEYAVTIGKQIAEAETALAELREGRTGRVSMRYFTTAGSTLVAPALAALRRAQPRVQVELKLSDPDDPMPEVRDRRADLALVVRPRGQLGVDGVRFEHLLDDRYHAVLPAGHPLAAKRLLDMTDLADEPWVASESPGPCLDPILEACGAAGFSPDFVVESGDYATAQGFVAAGLGVSLVPELGLDTPHSGVVVREVHNPVPIRSIYAAVRGPAPDRPAVGGLLEALRSAVTQLAEASGAASTSASGAA
- a CDS encoding cupin domain-containing protein — encoded protein: MSYPEPRYLGEEGEINAVFRPVDQEPEVVRPGGNATHYLATHASTGGEFGLYKVDLGPKSPGPSTHFHKSISESFFVLSGQVQLYDGDRWITGGPGDFLYVPVGGLHAFKNDSDDPASMIMLFSPGAPREEYFEQVAEMAQKGGKEFGEFLVKHDSFFVDR
- a CDS encoding chlorophyllase/cutinase-like alpha/beta fold protein, with product MPGIRGARRSAAVLAASLALSAALTGQSLAQPDTRPGATTARAAADCPSVGGRWADEGPFAVTKERAGLSHTILRPTELGSRGCAKHPVIIWGNGTFVTPVIYDGLLKHLASHGFIVVAANTTQSGTGHAMLGGLDVVKKAADAPKSPYYGKVDLEKVGAAGHSQGGGGAINAGADPRVDVTVPIEPGPLGRVGDLKGPMFILGGEHDPVVAPELLVIPRYESADHIPAVYGELAGATHVTPAGDGGGFRGPVTAWFRYFLMGDQEARGEFFGTDCGACSSPVWSDFRRNARATGHGG